The sequence CGGCGAGGAGGGCGGCAAGACCGGTGGCGCCGCTGGGTTCGAAGACGGCCTTCAGCCGGTCGAAGGCGAAGCGCATGGCGTCGATGATCTCGGCGTCGCCGACCAGCGCGACGGAGTCCACCAGGTGCCGGTTGACGGCGAAGGTCAACTCGCCCGGAACGGCGACCGCCTGGCCGTCGGCGACGGTGCGGGGCACGGGGACGGCCACCCGGGCGCCGCGCTCCAGGGAACGCTTGGTGTCGTCGCTGCCCTCGGGTTCCACGCCGATGACCCGGATGTCCCGGTGCAGCCCCTTGGCCGCGACCGCGCTGCCGGCGATCAGCCCGCCGCCTCCGACGGGCACCAGCAGCGCGTCCAACGGGCCGGTTTCTTCGAGGAGTTCGAGGGCGGCCGTACCCTGGCCCGCGATGACGTCCGGGTGGTCGTACGGCGGGATGAGGGTCAGGCCCCGCTCCTCGGCGAGCGCCGTGCCGAGCGCGACGCGGTCCTCGGTGTAGCGGTCGTAGGTGACGATCTCGGCGCCGTACCCGGCGGTGGCCTCCATCTTGGAGCGCGGGGCGTCCTCGGGCATCAGGATGACGGCGGTGGTGCCGAGTTCGCGGGCGGCGAGGGCGGTGGCCTGGGCGTGGTTGCCGGAGGAGAACGCGGCGACGCCCTTGGCCCGTTCCTCGGGCGCGAGTCCGGCGATGGCGTTGTAGGCGCCGCGGATCTTGAAGGCGCCCATCCGCTGGAGGTTCTCGCACTTGATGAACACCCGCGCGCCCACCCGTTCGTCGAGGGTGCGCGAGGTGAGGACCGGGGTGCGGTGGGTGAAGCCCTCGATGCGCGCGGCGGCCGCGCGGATGTCGTCGAGGCTCACGGGCAGGGCGGCGGCGCCGGACATGGCGAAGTCCTCTTTCTGTACCGGGTGTTCATCGGGTGCTGCGGCTCCGGCCGGGTGCGGGCCCCTACGGGTCCGACGGCGGTTTCGCGTAGTTGTAGACGGTCGCCCGGGACACACCGAGGAGATCGGCGATGGTCCGGGCGGCGTCACGGGACTCGAAGTAGCCGTCGCGGTTGAGCTGTTGCACGAGGGCCTTCTTGTCCGTCCGGCTGAGCGACCGGGGCGGGGCGCCGCGCTCGGCGGAGAACTCCTCCACCACCCGGCGCAGTTCGCGCGCGTGGCGGTCGCGCAGTGTCTCCAGGGGCGTGTCGCCGTGCCCGTCGTCGGTGGCCACGAGGTTCGCCAGGGTGAGCGTCACGGGCGACAGGACGGAGACGTCGAGGTTGAGGCAGAGCGCCGCGATGTACCGCCCCTCGGCGTTCTTGATGCCGATGGAGGTGCTTTTGGCCGGGCGGCCGTCGGGGAAGCGGTTGGGGTAGTTCTGGACGACATCGGGGTAGGCGGGGTCGGCGATGCGGCTCAGCCCCAACTCCGTCGCTGGATCACCCACCTGACGGCCCGACAGGTTGTTCTCGATGGCCCGGATCGAGCGGTCCGGGTCGCGCAGGTCGTGCAGGACCACTTCGCACAGGCCCGGGAACATCCGCCCCAGGGCGACGGCGATCTTCTCGGCCTCTTGGACGAGATGCTCGTCCGCCGCCCCGCTCTCCATCCGCCCCCCAAGCCTCACTTTGGCCTCAAAATCTATTTCTGGACGATGAGGCTAAGCGATCGGTCGGCCGCTGTCCAGGGAGTGGCTGTCCCAGGGAGCGGCTGTTCCAGGGAGTACCTGCGGCGCAGGCCCACGTCAGCGGTCCTTGGCCAGGGCGACGAGTTCCGCGAACAGCCCGCCGCCCGCCACGAGTTCGTCGTAGTGCCCCTGCTCCACGATGCGGCCCTCGCGCATGACGACGATCCGGTCGGCGAGGCGGGTGTTCTCCAGCTGGTGGGTGACCACGATGGTCATGCGCCGGGCGGCGATCCGCTTGATCTCCAGGAAGATGCGGTGCTCGCCGCGCGGATCCATCTGCGAGGTGGGTTCGTCCAGGATGAGCAGGGGCGTGCGGCGGTACAGCGCGCGGGCGCAGGCCAGCCGCTGCCACTGCCCGCCGGACAGCTCGACGCCACCGTAGACCTCCCGCGCGAGCAGTGTGTCGAGGCCGTGCGGCAGCCCCTCGATCACCTCGCGCATGCCGACGGCCTCCGCGGCCGCCCACACCGGGTCGTCGTCGTGGGTGCGCGGCTGGCCGAGGGTGATGTTCTCCCGGGTGCGCAGCGGCCAGCAGGCGAAGTTCTGCGGCACGAGCGCGGTGCGGGACCAGACGGACTCGGGCCGGGCGCCCGCCAGATCGATGCCGTCCCACAGGACGCGGCCCTTGTCTGGCAGGAGGATGCCGGTGATCAGCCTGGTCAGCGTGGACTTGCCGGAGCCGTTCTCGCCGACGACCGCGAGGATCTCACCGCGGCGCAGGGTGAGCGAGACACCGTCCACGGCGGGCATCTCCTTGCCGGGGTAGCGGTGCGCCACCTCGTCCAGGCGGATCTCCGCCACCTCCGCCGGGACGACCGACTCCCCGCGCCGCGGGGCGCGTTCGGCGGCCAGGTCGAGGAAGGCGCGCATGTCGGCGAGGTAGAGGGAGGTGTGGAACATGGCGGCGCCGTTCTGCACGAACTGGGTCAGCGCGCCGAGCGTGGTCTGCACGGCGACGACCGCGGTGGCGGCGACGGGCAGCGCCACCCGCCCGGTCATCGCCAGCCAGGCGAGCGCGGCCCAGGTGACGAGCAGGAACAGTCCGCCGAGCGCGGAGGTCGCGAGGACGATGCGGAGCATGCGGGGCGCGGTGTCCAGGACGCGCCGGTCGATCCGCTCGGACAGCGCGCGGTACCAGTAGACGAGGTAACCGGTCATCCCGTTCGCGCGGACCTCGTCGCCGTGCCGGGAGTACGCGGCCCACCAGCGCATCATGCCGCGTACGTTGCGGTCGGCGAGGTTGAGGTAGTGGGTCTCGTAGTCGACGCGGGCCGAGAGCACCGCTCCGAGGCCGGCGGGCAGCACCGCCAGCAACAGCAGGGGCAGCATCAGCCAGTGCAGCGCGGTGATCACACCGCCGGCGGCGATCATGCGGACGAGGGCGGCCATGAACCGCTGGGCGTCCTTGACCATGGTGGTGGTGCGGGTGACGCCGACCTCCGCGGCCTCCTGCCGGTCGGCGAAACCGTCCTCGCCGTACGCCGACGCCTCCACATGGCAGACGGCGGAGACGAGCGCCACGTCGGCCTCGGTGACCAGGCGCGGGGTGATCCGGCCGTCGGCGTAGGAGGCGAGGGCCGAGCTGATCCGGCCGGTGGCGGCGGCCGCGGTGACGACGGCGAGGGCGGGCAAGGCTCCGTGCAGGCGTTCGGAGACCGGGCCCGGGCCGAGGACGTGGGTCATGGCCCGCGAGGTGGCGGTCAGGACGAGGGCGGCGGCGACTCCGGTGACGAGCTGGCACCCGAGCAGCAGGAGGACACCGGTCCGGTCCACCGCCCAGGCCATGCGTGCGGTCCGGCCGAGCACCGAGGGGAGCCGGCCGCACATGGTGCGGAAACTGGCCTCTTCCAGCGGATTCTTGCCGGACTCCCCCTCGTAGCCGATCGTGGCCGGTGGCGGTGGTGGCGGCGACGGTGGGGTCGGGGAGCTTTCGGTCGAGGCGTCGGTCACCTGCGTCCCTCCTCGGGGTCGGCACCGCACCTGGGTGGTCCGGTGGCGCCAGGTTCAACGAGGAGGCGGCGATTCGAACGCGCTCGATTCCGGACGAAGAGGCGGTCCGTGATCCGGGGGCGTCGAACGCACGGTCGCGACCGTGCGCAGTCGGCACAGGGGCTCTCGCGTCGACGGGCGTGGCCGAAACGCCGGTGCCGGACTCGGGTGGGGCGGGTGCGACGGATGGGGTCACCGGTTCGTCCGGGCTCGGCGGGAGAGGGCAGGCGGGGAGACAGGACGGGGCGGGGAACTACCCGAGCGCAGTGGATTAACCGTTCCCCGCCCCGGGTCGACCACCGCCGGTACATCGCCGGTATGTCGACGATCGGCGGGGGCCGGTCTGGGGCGCTGCGGCACACGGGGGCGTACCGCGGGCGTGCTGAGGCGGGCCGCGAGGCGCTGAGGCGGACCGCGGCGATCGAAGACCTCGTTCAGACCTTGCGTCGCCGCCCGCCGGGAGGCCAACGGAGACGGACCGACCGGGTGACGCTCGATCTCGCCGGGGCCCGGCCCGTGCACAGCCGCATGGTGGCTCCCCACCGATGGTGCGACATTGGGAGGAGACTGTCCGACGAGGAGACTGTCCGACGAGGGGTAATCCTGGAGGGGCGATGGGGCGTGACGTCCCGGCGCTCGTGTTCACCCGCGAGGACCGCCGCCGGTACCGGGTCAAGATGCAGGAGTGCCTGGACGCGTTCGCGAAGATGCTCCGGGAGGCACGGTTCGACTCCGAGCGGCCGCAGGTGGGCCTGGAGATAGAGCTGAATCTGGTGGACGACGACGCCGAGCCCGCCATGCGCAACAGCGATGTGCTGGACGCGATCTCCGATCCCGCGTGGTCCACCGAGCTGGGCCGGTTCAATCTGGAGGTCAATGTGCCGCCGCGGCGGCTCACGGCGGGCGGTCCGGACGCCTGGGAGTCGGAGATCCGGGCCGCGCTCGACCACGCCGACGAGCGGGCCCGCTCGGTCGGCGCCCGGCTGATCACGGTCGGGATCCTGCCGACGCTGCGGCAGGAGGACATCGGCGAGGAGACGCTCTCGGAGAACCCGCGCTACCGGCTGCTCAACGACCAGGTCTTCGCGGCGCGGGGCGAGGATCTGCGTATCGAGGTGGACGGCGTCGACCGGCTGCGCACCTACGCGGACAGCATCACCCCGGAGGCCGCCTGCACCAGCACCCAGTTCCATCTCCAGGTCTCCCCCGAGGAGTTCGCCGACTACTGGAACGCCGCGCAGGCCATCGCCGGTGTCCAGGTGGCGCTGGCGGCGAACGCGCCCTTCCTGTTCGGCAAGGAACTGTGGCACGAGACCCGGATCCCGCTGTTCGAGCAGGCCACGGACACCCGCCCGCAGGAGATCAAGGTGCAGGGCGTACGGCCCCGGGTGTGGTTCGGGGAGCGGTGGATCACCAGCGTCTTCGATCTGTTCGAGGAGAACGTGCGCTACTTCCCCGCCCTGCTCCCGCTGTGCGACGACCAGGACCCGGCGGAGACCCTGGATCGCGGCGATGTGCCCGAACTCGGTGAACTCACCCTGCACAACGGCACGATCTACCGCTGGAACCGCCCCGTCTACGCCGTCTCCCGGGACCGGCCGCACATCCGTGTGGAGAACCGGGTGCTGCCCGCCGGTCCGACCGTCGCCGACACCCTCGCCAACGGCGCCTTCTACTACGGGCTCACCCGCGCGCTGGTCGAGGAGGACCGGCCGGTGTGGTCGCGGATGTCCTTCAAGGCCGCCGAGGAGAACCTGCACAGCGCCGCCCGGTACGGCATGGAGGCGCTGCTGTACTGGCCCGGCGCCGGTGAGGTCACCGCGCCCGAACTGGTGCTGCGCCGCCTGCTGCCGCTCGCCCATCGCGGGCTGGAACGCTCCGGGATGGACGCGGCCTGGCGGGAGCCGCTGCTCGGCATCATCGAGCAGCGCTGTGTGGCGGCGCGCAACGGCGCCGTGTGGCAGAAGGAGATGTTCCACCACATCATCGACTCCACCCACTGCTCCCGGCACGAGGCGCTGCGGCGCATGACCGAGCTGTACATCGACTACATGCACCTCAACGCCCCGGTCCACACCTGGCCGGTCGACTGAGACGCGGCAGCCTCGACTCCTCCGGCCGGGTGTGCGCCGGGGCGCGGACACGCGCGGGGGCGGGCCGGTCCGGGTGTGGCGGGCGCCGTGATGGAACCCTGCGGCCCATGAGCAACCCACCGAGCGTGAACAGCTATGTCGACCGGGTCACCGCGGGACCCGGCGGGGCGATGACGGACGAGGCCGGCGTCATCACCGGCGATCTCACCGTGGCGACGATCCTGCGGTCCGACGGCCGCAGCGCGCGCGTCGCCGTCCAGCACTTCGGCGGTGACACCTGGTACACCCTCACCGGCAGTCCGGCGCCCGTCCCCGAGGGGCGGCTCGCCGCCTATCACCGGGATCTGCTGGGCCGTATCCGCCGAGGTGGCGGCACCCGAGCGACCTGACCGGCAGTCAGTTCCGGTGGGCGAGCGAACAGTTGATTCTTTCATGAACACGCAAAAAGGCGGCTCCCGCACCTTGACCGGGGTTTGGTCCAGACCAATTATGGCCTAGACCAGTTAGCCCGGCCGGGCCCTACCGTGCGCCACCCCCGCTCGATCGACTGTCGTTCGCCAACCGGGAGTACCCGATGACACGTCCGAGATCCGTACGCGCCCTGCTCACCGGCGTGGCCACCCTGGCCGCGTCCGCGGGGCTGGCCCTGGGGATCGGGGGCACCGCGCACGCGGCGACCCCGCTGCCCGCGCATGTCTTCGCCCCCTATTTCGAGGCCTACAACGGCGACAGCCCCGCCGCGCTCGCCCAGTCCTCCGGCGCCAAGTACCTCACCATGGCGTTCATCCAGACCGAGAAGAAGGGATCCTGCACGCCCTACTGGGACGGTGACACCAGCACCCCCATCTCCTCCTCGGTCTACGGCTCCGACTTCGGCACCATCCGCTCGCGCGGCGGCGACGTCATCCCCTCGCTCGGCGGATACGCCGCCGACAACGGCGGCACCGAGATAGCCGACAGCTGCACCGACGTCGACTCCATCGCCGCCGCGTACGAGAAGATCATCACCACGTACGACGTCTCCCGGCTCGACATGGACGTCGAGGACAACTCACTGACCAACCAGGCCGGCATCGACCGCCGCAACCAGGCGATCAAGAAGGTCCAGGACTGGGCCGCCGCCAACGGGCGCTCGGTGCAGTTCTCGTACACCCTGCCCACCACCACGAGCGGGCTCGCCGACAGCGGGCTCGCGGTGCTGCGCAGCGCCAAGAACGCGGGCGCCAAGGTGGACGTCGTCAACCTCATGACGTTCGACTACTACGACGGCGCCACCCACCACATGGCCACCGACACCCAGACGGCCGCGACCGGGCTGCACGACCAGCTCGCCTCGCTGTACCCGAACCTGTCGGACAGCCAGCTGTGGAACATGATCGGCGTCACCGAGATGCCCGGCATCGACGACTACGGCGCGGCCGAGACCTTCACCACCGCCGACGCCACATCGGTGTACAACTGGGCGGTCTCCAAGGGCCTGAACACCCTGTCCTTCTGGGCGCTCCAGCGCGACAACGGCGGCTGCCCCGGCACCGGCGGCTCCGACAGCTGCTCGGGCATCAGCCAGGACACCTGGTACTTCACGCACACCTTCGCGCCGTTCTCGGGCGGTACGACCACCCCGCCGGCCAACGACTTCTCGGTCTCCCTCTCCCCCGCCACCGCCGCCCTCGACCCCGGCACCGCCACGACGGCGACCGTGAAGACGTCGGTGACCTCGGGCAGCGCCCAGTCCGTCGACCTGGCGGTCAGCGGCGCGCCGAGCGGGGTGACGGCGACGCTGAGCCCCACCTCGGTCACCGCGGGCGGCAGTTCCACGCTCACCGTGAAGACGGCCGCCTCCACCGCGCCGGGCACCTACTCGCTGACCGTCACCGGCACGGCGGGCGCGGCCACGCACAGCTCGACCTTCAGCCTCACCGTGAACGGGTCCGGCGGCGGCACCCCGACGGCGCCGGCCAACGGTGACTTCGAGAGCGGTTCGCTGTCGCCCTGGACCTGCGACAGCGGGGCATCCGTGGTCACCTCCCCGGCGCACGGCGGCAGCCACGCCCTGAAGACCGCGCCGACCTCCTCGGCGACCGGCCAGTGCGCCCAGACCCTCACCCTCAAGCCCAACACCTCGTACTCGCTCAGCGGCTGGGTGCAGGGGTCGTACGCCTACCTCGGTGTCAGCGGTGGGGCGACGGCCAGCACCTGGACCTCCGCCACCGCCTGGCAGAAGCTGACGGTGCCGTTCACCACCGGCTCCTCCGGCACGGTCACCGTGTATGTGCACGGCTGGTACGGCCAGGGCACGGTCTACGCGGACGACCTCGCCGTCTCCTGACCCGTCCCTGCGGCTGGGCCCGTCCGGTGAGCGCACCGGGTGGGCCCGGCCGTCGTTGCCGCCCCGCCACGCGGTGATCTTCCGCGGTCTGAGAGAGGCTGTGGGTGAGACTCCTCGGGAAGCATGACCGCAGGCAGGAGAGACGGCCGTGATCGAACTGGCCGCGGCGTTCGCCGTCGCGGGCGCGGCGAGCAACGCCGTCGGCACCGCGTTCCAGCGCAAGGCCGCCGCC is a genomic window of Streptomyces sp. WP-1 containing:
- a CDS encoding carbohydrate binding domain-containing protein: MTRPRSVRALLTGVATLAASAGLALGIGGTAHAATPLPAHVFAPYFEAYNGDSPAALAQSSGAKYLTMAFIQTEKKGSCTPYWDGDTSTPISSSVYGSDFGTIRSRGGDVIPSLGGYAADNGGTEIADSCTDVDSIAAAYEKIITTYDVSRLDMDVEDNSLTNQAGIDRRNQAIKKVQDWAAANGRSVQFSYTLPTTTSGLADSGLAVLRSAKNAGAKVDVVNLMTFDYYDGATHHMATDTQTAATGLHDQLASLYPNLSDSQLWNMIGVTEMPGIDDYGAAETFTTADATSVYNWAVSKGLNTLSFWALQRDNGGCPGTGGSDSCSGISQDTWYFTHTFAPFSGGTTTPPANDFSVSLSPATAALDPGTATTATVKTSVTSGSAQSVDLAVSGAPSGVTATLSPTSVTAGGSSTLTVKTAASTAPGTYSLTVTGTAGAATHSSTFSLTVNGSGGGTPTAPANGDFESGSLSPWTCDSGASVVTSPAHGGSHALKTAPTSSATGQCAQTLTLKPNTSYSLSGWVQGSYAYLGVSGGATASTWTSATAWQKLTVPFTTGSSGTVTVYVHGWYGQGTVYADDLAVS
- a CDS encoding glutamate-cysteine ligase family protein, which gives rise to MGRDVPALVFTREDRRRYRVKMQECLDAFAKMLREARFDSERPQVGLEIELNLVDDDAEPAMRNSDVLDAISDPAWSTELGRFNLEVNVPPRRLTAGGPDAWESEIRAALDHADERARSVGARLITVGILPTLRQEDIGEETLSENPRYRLLNDQVFAARGEDLRIEVDGVDRLRTYADSITPEAACTSTQFHLQVSPEEFADYWNAAQAIAGVQVALAANAPFLFGKELWHETRIPLFEQATDTRPQEIKVQGVRPRVWFGERWITSVFDLFEENVRYFPALLPLCDDQDPAETLDRGDVPELGELTLHNGTIYRWNRPVYAVSRDRPHIRVENRVLPAGPTVADTLANGAFYYGLTRALVEEDRPVWSRMSFKAAEENLHSAARYGMEALLYWPGAGEVTAPELVLRRLLPLAHRGLERSGMDAAWREPLLGIIEQRCVAARNGAVWQKEMFHHIIDSTHCSRHEALRRMTELYIDYMHLNAPVHTWPVD
- a CDS encoding ABC transporter ATP-binding protein yields the protein MTDASTESSPTPPSPPPPPPATIGYEGESGKNPLEEASFRTMCGRLPSVLGRTARMAWAVDRTGVLLLLGCQLVTGVAAALVLTATSRAMTHVLGPGPVSERLHGALPALAVVTAAAATGRISSALASYADGRITPRLVTEADVALVSAVCHVEASAYGEDGFADRQEAAEVGVTRTTTMVKDAQRFMAALVRMIAAGGVITALHWLMLPLLLLAVLPAGLGAVLSARVDYETHYLNLADRNVRGMMRWWAAYSRHGDEVRANGMTGYLVYWYRALSERIDRRVLDTAPRMLRIVLATSALGGLFLLVTWAALAWLAMTGRVALPVAATAVVAVQTTLGALTQFVQNGAAMFHTSLYLADMRAFLDLAAERAPRRGESVVPAEVAEIRLDEVAHRYPGKEMPAVDGVSLTLRRGEILAVVGENGSGKSTLTRLITGILLPDKGRVLWDGIDLAGARPESVWSRTALVPQNFACWPLRTRENITLGQPRTHDDDPVWAAAEAVGMREVIEGLPHGLDTLLAREVYGGVELSGGQWQRLACARALYRRTPLLILDEPTSQMDPRGEHRIFLEIKRIAARRMTIVVTHQLENTRLADRIVVMREGRIVEQGHYDELVAGGGLFAELVALAKDR
- a CDS encoding transcriptional regulator; this translates as MESGAADEHLVQEAEKIAVALGRMFPGLCEVVLHDLRDPDRSIRAIENNLSGRQVGDPATELGLSRIADPAYPDVVQNYPNRFPDGRPAKSTSIGIKNAEGRYIAALCLNLDVSVLSPVTLTLANLVATDDGHGDTPLETLRDRHARELRRVVEEFSAERGAPPRSLSRTDKKALVQQLNRDGYFESRDAARTIADLLGVSRATVYNYAKPPSDP
- a CDS encoding pyridoxal-phosphate dependent enzyme; protein product: MSGAAALPVSLDDIRAAAARIEGFTHRTPVLTSRTLDERVGARVFIKCENLQRMGAFKIRGAYNAIAGLAPEERAKGVAAFSSGNHAQATALAARELGTTAVILMPEDAPRSKMEATAGYGAEIVTYDRYTEDRVALGTALAEERGLTLIPPYDHPDVIAGQGTAALELLEETGPLDALLVPVGGGGLIAGSAVAAKGLHRDIRVIGVEPEGSDDTKRSLERGARVAVPVPRTVADGQAVAVPGELTFAVNRHLVDSVALVGDAEIIDAMRFAFDRLKAVFEPSGATGLAALLAGRVGDLPPRVGVIASGGNIDARRFAELLGG